In the genome of Massilibacillus massiliensis, one region contains:
- a CDS encoding xylulokinase gives MNLVEISQAIKEGRISLGIELGSTQIKSVLVTDDFKTVASGCYVWENQYKEGIWTYPLDQVWEGIRESYRQLTADVKSKYHQSLVHIGSIGISAMMHGYLAFSEDGELLTPFRTWRNNTTGPATDRLTELFGFNIPQRWCIAHLYQAVLNEEEHVRKIAFITTLAGYVHWKLSGQNILGIGDASGAFPIDEQAGTYNEEFLKCFSRLTEVKKYPWNIHDILPKVLKAGQLAGRLSEEGAKLLDVNGNLASGSIMAPPEGDAGTGMVATNSVRKRTGNISVGTSAFSMVVLDKPLEKVHRDIDIVMSPDGFPVAMVHINNCSSDINAWAEIFRQFAGRLGVDLKPDKLYEALFLVTAKANPDAGGLVNYSYLSGENITKMSAGRPLFVRTPNCEFSLANFILTQLYSAFAPLKIGMDILKNEEQINTEVLIAQGGLFKTPVIAQQILANALDTPITVMKTASQGGPWGMAVLASYVREGAENMSLEDFLDQKVFANPEAMTLNPEPIGVSGYEKFIKLYQAGLSVEQNAIDKLKERK, from the coding sequence ATGAATTTAGTAGAAATTTCTCAAGCAATAAAAGAAGGTCGTATTTCCCTTGGAATTGAGCTTGGATCCACACAGATCAAATCGGTGCTGGTAACTGATGATTTTAAGACTGTAGCGTCAGGTTGTTATGTTTGGGAGAACCAGTATAAGGAAGGCATATGGACTTATCCTTTGGATCAGGTCTGGGAAGGTATCAGGGAAAGTTACAGACAGTTAACAGCAGATGTTAAAAGTAAGTATCATCAGTCTTTGGTTCACATCGGCTCGATTGGTATCAGTGCTATGATGCATGGTTATCTGGCTTTTTCGGAAGATGGTGAGTTGCTAACTCCTTTTAGAACTTGGCGGAATAATACAACTGGCCCGGCTACAGATCGGTTGACAGAATTATTTGGTTTCAATATTCCGCAGCGTTGGTGCATTGCGCATTTATATCAGGCTGTTTTGAATGAAGAAGAACATGTCAGGAAGATAGCGTTCATTACCACTTTGGCAGGTTATGTACATTGGAAACTTTCCGGGCAGAACATCCTTGGCATCGGTGATGCCTCCGGCGCTTTTCCGATTGATGAACAAGCGGGCACGTACAATGAAGAATTTTTAAAATGTTTCAGCCGATTGACGGAAGTAAAAAAATATCCATGGAATATTCATGATATCTTGCCTAAAGTGCTCAAAGCAGGGCAACTTGCCGGAAGATTGAGTGAAGAAGGCGCGAAACTGCTGGATGTCAATGGAAATCTTGCCAGCGGCAGCATAATGGCCCCTCCGGAAGGAGATGCCGGTACCGGAATGGTAGCGACAAATAGTGTCCGGAAACGGACGGGTAATATCTCGGTGGGGACTTCTGCTTTTTCGATGGTGGTTTTGGATAAGCCGCTGGAAAAAGTGCATCGCGACATTGACATCGTAATGTCACCGGACGGTTTTCCTGTAGCGATGGTACATATCAATAACTGCTCATCAGATATCAATGCATGGGCGGAAATTTTCAGGCAGTTTGCTGGTCGGCTTGGCGTTGATTTAAAGCCGGATAAATTGTATGAAGCATTATTCCTTGTGACTGCAAAGGCAAATCCTGATGCAGGCGGACTTGTCAACTATAGCTATTTGTCGGGAGAAAATATCACGAAAATGTCCGCGGGACGGCCTTTATTTGTCAGAACGCCGAATTGTGAATTTTCTTTGGCGAATTTTATTTTAACGCAGCTTTATTCCGCGTTTGCTCCATTGAAAATCGGGATGGATATTTTAAAAAATGAAGAACAGATAAACACCGAAGTTCTTATTGCACAGGGCGGACTATTCAAAACACCGGTAATTGCCCAGCAGATTTTAGCCAATGCGCTCGACACACCGATTACAGTTATGAAGACTGCAAGTCAAGGGGGACCTTGGGGGATGGCGGTGCTGGCATCGTACGTGAGAGAAGGTGCTGAGAATATGAGTCTTGAGGATTTCTTAGACCAAAAAGTTTTTGCAAATCCCGAAGCAATGACTTTGAACCCTGAGCCAATAGGCGTCAGTGGATATGAAAAATTCATCAAGCTCTATCAGGCAGGTTTGTCTGTTGAACAAAATGCGATTGATAAGCTCAAGGAGAGAAAATGA
- the araA gene encoding L-arabinose isomerase — translation MLSVPAYEFWFVTGSQFLYGEEQLKQVADDAQDVVKKLNTSGKLPYKIVFKDVMTTADGITRFMKEANYNDNVAGVITWMHTFSPAKNWIRGTKLLQKPLLHLATQYLDKIPYQTIDFDYMNLNQSAHGDREYGYINARLRKNNKIVYGYWGDEEIQEEIARWEDVAVAYNESFKIKICRFGDTMRNVAVTELDKVEAQITLGWTIDYYGVGDLVEEINKVSGTDIDAEYKALQAQYTLVQGNNSADKFEHSVRVQLKEYLGIKRFLERGGYTAFTTNFEDLHGLEQLPGLASQLLMRDGYGFGAEGDGKSAGLSRLLKIMAHNKRTAFMEDYTLDLRKGHEAILGAHMLEVDPSISSEKPRVEVHPLDIGGKGDPARLVFTGSEGDAIDVTLSHFSDGFKLLSYPVNGNKPEADTPHLPVAKQLWTPKVGLKKGSIQWIQNGGGHHSVFSFVLTEEQINDLAGMFGIESIVIE, via the coding sequence ATGTTATCAGTTCCAGCGTATGAATTTTGGTTTGTCACCGGAAGTCAGTTTCTTTATGGGGAAGAGCAATTAAAACAGGTTGCTGATGATGCACAGGATGTTGTGAAAAAATTAAATACGAGCGGCAAGCTTCCCTACAAGATTGTATTTAAAGATGTTATGACGACTGCCGACGGGATCACGAGATTTATGAAAGAAGCGAATTATAACGACAATGTTGCCGGCGTTATCACTTGGATGCATACTTTTTCACCGGCAAAAAATTGGATTCGTGGTACGAAGCTGCTGCAGAAGCCATTGTTACATTTGGCAACGCAGTATTTAGATAAAATTCCTTATCAGACAATCGATTTTGATTATATGAATCTGAATCAAAGTGCGCATGGCGACCGTGAATATGGGTATATCAATGCCCGCCTGCGTAAAAATAATAAAATTGTTTATGGCTACTGGGGTGATGAAGAAATTCAAGAAGAAATTGCCCGTTGGGAAGATGTAGCTGTGGCTTATAACGAAAGCTTTAAAATTAAAATCTGTCGTTTCGGTGATACCATGCGCAATGTTGCTGTTACTGAGCTTGACAAAGTGGAAGCGCAGATTACACTAGGTTGGACGATCGACTATTATGGTGTTGGCGACTTGGTAGAAGAAATCAATAAAGTCAGCGGTACTGATATAGATGCCGAATACAAAGCTTTGCAGGCACAATATACACTGGTTCAAGGCAACAACAGTGCGGATAAATTTGAACATTCAGTACGCGTTCAACTGAAAGAATATCTTGGCATTAAAAGATTTTTGGAACGCGGTGGCTATACAGCCTTTACTACAAATTTTGAAGATCTGCACGGTCTGGAACAACTGCCTGGTCTTGCAAGCCAATTGTTAATGCGTGATGGATACGGTTTTGGAGCCGAGGGCGATGGAAAATCAGCAGGGTTAAGCAGATTGCTGAAGATTATGGCGCATAACAAACGGACTGCTTTCATGGAAGATTATACGCTTGATCTGCGAAAAGGGCATGAAGCGATCTTAGGGGCACACATGTTGGAGGTAGATCCATCGATTTCCAGCGAAAAGCCACGTGTTGAAGTGCATCCACTCGATATCGGTGGGAAGGGAGATCCGGCACGCCTTGTGTTTACTGGCTCTGAAGGAGATGCGATCGATGTAACGCTTTCACATTTTTCCGACGGTTTCAAACTGCTTAGTTATCCGGTAAATGGTAATAAACCGGAAGCAGATACGCCTCATTTGCCAGTGGCTAAGCAATTATGGACACCAAAAGTTGGCCTTAAAAAAGGATCGATTCAATGGATTCAAAATGGCGGCGGACATCATTCTGTCTTTTCCTTTGTATTGACAGAAGAACAAATCAATGATCTGGCTGGGATGTTCGGTATCGAATCAATTGTGATTGAATAA
- a CDS encoding sugar porter family MFS transporter — protein sequence MEETKKISSRYIYFFGAFGGILFGYDIGVMTGALPFLTHDWHLTDASTIGWITSSVMFGAIFGGALAGQLADKLGRRKMILISAVLFAIFALLSGIAPDEGQTYMIIVRVFLGLGVGAASALVPAYISELAPARMRGRLSGINQTMIVSGMLISYVVDFLMKDLPGEMSWRLMLGFACLPAVALFFGVLRLPESPRYLIKNGQYDEARRVLSYVRPENEIDDELREIKETAAQENQSDKQTSWGTLLSSKYRYLLIAGVGVAAFQQFQGANAIFYYIPLIVETATGSAATNELMWPIIQGIILVLGSLVYIWIAEKFNRRTLLMVGGFIMGLSFILPAVINWLIPGTSPMMIVFFLSIYVAFYSATWAPITWVLVGEIFPLAIRGRAAGLASSFNWIGSWLVGLLFPIMTGAMSQAAVFAIFGVICMMGVVFVMTRVPETRGRTLEEIEQQESGLLDRNRMSQVNKSKFSV from the coding sequence ATGGAAGAGACAAAAAAAATATCAAGTCGTTATATTTATTTCTTCGGAGCATTTGGTGGCATTCTTTTTGGTTATGATATCGGTGTTATGACTGGGGCACTGCCCTTTTTAACACATGACTGGCATCTTACGGATGCCTCAACGATTGGCTGGATCACATCTTCGGTTATGTTCGGGGCCATTTTTGGCGGCGCTTTGGCAGGACAGCTTGCGGATAAATTGGGGCGACGTAAAATGATTTTGATTTCAGCCGTACTATTTGCAATTTTTGCTTTACTGTCGGGGATAGCTCCCGATGAAGGGCAAACTTATATGATCATTGTTCGTGTATTTTTGGGGCTGGGGGTTGGCGCAGCATCAGCCTTAGTACCAGCCTACATTTCCGAGCTGGCACCGGCACGTATGCGCGGACGGCTTTCCGGGATCAATCAGACCATGATCGTTTCTGGTATGTTGATTTCCTATGTTGTAGATTTTTTAATGAAGGATTTACCGGGTGAAATGTCTTGGCGGTTGATGCTGGGCTTTGCTTGTCTGCCGGCTGTTGCCTTGTTTTTTGGTGTCTTGCGCTTGCCTGAATCTCCTCGTTATTTGATTAAGAACGGTCAGTATGATGAGGCACGGAGAGTTTTGAGCTATGTTCGCCCGGAGAATGAAATTGACGACGAACTCAGAGAAATCAAAGAGACCGCAGCACAAGAAAATCAATCGGATAAACAAACGAGCTGGGGAACACTGCTTAGCAGTAAATATCGTTATCTGCTGATTGCCGGAGTCGGTGTCGCCGCTTTTCAGCAATTTCAAGGAGCAAATGCAATCTTTTATTACATTCCTCTTATCGTGGAAACGGCAACCGGCAGTGCAGCGACAAATGAATTAATGTGGCCGATCATTCAAGGGATTATACTTGTTCTTGGATCGCTGGTATACATATGGATTGCAGAAAAATTCAATCGGCGCACACTTTTGATGGTTGGGGGCTTCATCATGGGGTTGTCCTTCATTCTGCCGGCGGTCATCAATTGGCTCATTCCGGGCACAAGTCCGATGATGATTGTATTTTTTCTATCTATTTATGTTGCCTTTTATTCGGCTACATGGGCGCCAATTACATGGGTTTTAGTAGGCGAAATATTTCCGTTGGCTATTCGCGGCCGCGCAGCAGGCTTGGCGTCATCGTTCAATTGGATCGGTTCCTGGTTGGTCGGATTACTGTTTCCTATTATGACGGGTGCTATGTCGCAGGCGGCGGTGTTTGCTATCTTCGGTGTCATTTGTATGATGGGGGTAGTATTTGTAATGACGCGTGTCCCGGAAACCCGCGGACGCACACTGGAGGAAATTGAGCAGCAGGAATCAGGGCTATTGGATCGGAATCGTATGTCTCAGGTAAACAAATCGAAATTTTCAGTATAA
- a CDS encoding DUF1266 domain-containing protein — protein sequence MNNKYIALTSMYRYGILYMADKPTPEQIKHTITTTNPHTVIPGSKMLVKKALRDNYGVANKADMEQVIEDLMYGVWMDSMVYAALIALFLDKPDEFTELSTEQVEAFLLDKNRLQTYQERYVSAWKLAGMEVDEGEVTANFEKAIQGYFTLEQRPLLAQLAELFQKNKAWLSYTDQLSMAAFQFSRIISIIADSFLCGYIIEEETEQRLNYYGALAEHLFKSWESFLFSAILGKQLMSTASGTFIIDGKDYIENCYKIAVHPAKILAISGLWADSDLTRFCTCIEKEYDVSLEEGEVAVGESDPMLSFVETVVLPIFEKYGVEYLFDQDACQYSYTVPVADVTSDDYELINDDVKNVKFDYGADEIPFMLNGNKLLVTSKKIYVQEKKFLFFNKKTHVFNWSDKLQFSYKFGKLDDVLFMINEIVAFTLPRNYKKFGMGMMADSQLNKEEILERYGKDIENALLAFSELNEVLGKQ from the coding sequence ATGAATAATAAGTATATCGCATTAACATCTATGTATCGTTATGGAATTTTGTACATGGCGGATAAACCGACACCGGAACAAATCAAGCACACGATAACAACAACCAATCCACATACTGTAATTCCAGGTAGCAAAATGCTCGTGAAAAAAGCATTGCGTGATAATTATGGAGTCGCAAATAAGGCAGATATGGAACAGGTTATTGAAGATCTGATGTATGGAGTATGGATGGACTCTATGGTGTATGCTGCGCTTATTGCGTTGTTTCTTGATAAACCTGACGAATTTACAGAGTTATCAACCGAACAGGTAGAAGCGTTTCTTTTAGATAAAAATCGTTTGCAAACATATCAGGAGAGATATGTTTCTGCATGGAAACTTGCCGGAATGGAAGTAGATGAAGGTGAAGTTACAGCAAATTTTGAAAAAGCTATACAGGGATATTTCACTTTGGAGCAGAGACCTTTACTCGCGCAATTGGCGGAGCTTTTTCAAAAGAATAAAGCATGGCTTTCCTATACAGATCAGCTTTCTATGGCTGCTTTTCAGTTCTCGCGCATTATTTCTATCATCGCCGATTCGTTCCTTTGTGGTTATATTATAGAAGAGGAAACAGAGCAAAGGCTTAATTATTATGGTGCACTTGCAGAGCATTTGTTTAAGAGCTGGGAGTCATTTTTATTTAGCGCAATTTTGGGCAAGCAGTTGATGTCGACAGCAAGCGGAACCTTTATTATTGATGGGAAAGATTATATTGAAAATTGCTATAAGATCGCAGTGCATCCTGCAAAAATTCTAGCAATATCCGGTTTGTGGGCAGATTCTGATTTAACAAGATTTTGTACCTGCATCGAAAAAGAATATGATGTATCTTTGGAGGAAGGGGAAGTAGCGGTAGGAGAATCTGATCCGATGCTTTCATTTGTAGAAACTGTAGTTTTACCGATATTTGAGAAATATGGAGTAGAATATTTGTTTGATCAAGACGCATGCCAGTATTCCTATACCGTTCCGGTTGCGGATGTTACGTCTGATGATTATGAGCTGATAAATGACGATGTAAAGAATGTGAAATTTGACTATGGTGCAGATGAGATTCCGTTTATGTTAAATGGCAACAAATTATTAGTTACAAGTAAGAAAATTTATGTTCAGGAGAAAAAGTTCCTTTTCTTCAATAAAAAAACCCATGTATTCAATTGGTCGGATAAGTTGCAGTTCTCTTATAAGTTTGGTAAGTTAGACGACGTCTTATTTATGATCAATGAGATTGTAGCATTTACACTTCCACGTAATTATAAAAAATTTGGCATGGGTATGATGGCAGACAGCCAGTTAAATAAAGAAGAGATCTTGGAGCGTTATGGTAAAGATATAGAGAATGCTCTACTTGCCTTTTCAGAACTTAACGAGGTTTTGGGAAAACAGTAA
- a CDS encoding family 2A encapsulin nanocompartment shell protein: protein MTEKNTQSCALGAAAAYQLADIIKTTPQFASITPRWLTKLLDWKPLETGVFRLNKVKEGQTPLDILCRQKDNDNIPEGFVDYEPKPREYILKSISSVINYHTRISDLYSSPYDQITEQLRLGIECIKERQESELINNDHYGLLTNIASSQRIQSRSGYPTPDDMDELIAKVWKEPSFFLAHPRAIAAFGRECTKRGVPPATVTLFGAQFLTWRGIPLVPTDKLLVDGQKSPKDKAGKTNILLVRTGEKKQGVIGLYQAGLPGEQSRGLSVRFMGIDKTGIASYILSLYCSAAILVDDAIAVLENVDVGNYYEYK from the coding sequence ATGACTGAAAAAAACACCCAAAGCTGTGCCCTAGGTGCTGCTGCTGCGTATCAGCTTGCTGATATAATAAAAACAACACCGCAATTCGCGTCGATTACGCCGCGATGGCTGACAAAATTATTGGATTGGAAACCGTTAGAGACTGGGGTATTCAGATTAAATAAAGTGAAAGAAGGACAGACGCCGTTAGATATACTTTGCAGGCAGAAAGATAACGACAACATTCCCGAAGGTTTTGTAGATTATGAACCTAAACCTCGTGAGTACATATTAAAATCGATATCTTCGGTAATCAATTATCACACGCGTATATCGGACTTGTATAGTAGTCCTTATGACCAAATTACAGAACAACTTCGTTTAGGAATTGAATGTATTAAGGAAAGACAAGAAAGTGAGCTCATTAACAATGATCATTATGGGCTTTTAACAAATATCGCTAGTTCGCAGCGAATTCAGAGTCGTAGTGGATATCCTACGCCGGATGATATGGATGAACTGATCGCAAAAGTATGGAAAGAGCCGTCTTTTTTTCTTGCGCACCCTAGAGCGATTGCCGCGTTTGGTCGTGAATGTACAAAACGTGGTGTCCCACCTGCAACTGTGACATTATTTGGTGCGCAGTTTTTAACCTGGAGAGGAATTCCCCTTGTTCCCACTGATAAATTATTGGTTGATGGGCAAAAAAGTCCAAAAGATAAGGCAGGAAAAACGAACATTCTTCTTGTTCGTACGGGAGAGAAAAAGCAAGGTGTGATTGGTCTTTATCAGGCAGGTCTTCCGGGAGAACAGTCTCGGGGATTGTCGGTAAGATTCATGGGGATTGATAAAACTGGAATTGCGTCTTATATACTATCTTTATATTGTTCTGCTGCGATTTTAGTTGATGATGCGATTGCTGTGCTTGAAAATGTCGATGTAGGAAATTATTATGAGTATAAATAA
- a CDS encoding family 2A encapsulin nanocompartment cargo protein cysteine desulfurase translates to MSINNCTNLEVDIAKLREDFFQQQNDQIPDPSVIAAMANVYFPEFGHGEKSVPLENGVPTVDFINAIPVAIEEDFGKESSVISQGQSQPFDFLGEARPIFTECENTADKHRNIAADEMIERDTMIDFGVGIRSEVCMQSSPMDVQAIRKDFPILEEQVNGKSLIWFDNAATTQKPKYVIERLAYFYQHENSNIHRAAHTLAARATDAYEEARDKVRMFLHAASSEEIVFVRGATEAINLVAQSLGKYQLQKDDEIIVSMLEHHANIVPWQMLCLETGAKLRVIPVDETGQILLPAYEKLLNAKTKIVAVAHVSNALGTVTPVKEIVKIAHQYGAKVLIDGAQAVSHMQVDVQDIDCDFYVFSGHKIYGPTGIGVLYGKSETLNTMHPYQGGGNMIADVTFEKTLYRESPSRFEAGTGNIADAVGLSAAIDYVLSVGMDRIHRYEHDLLRYSMQALQCVPKLRLIGTAEDKAGVISFVIDGFTATAIGKALSEEGIAVRAGHHCAQPILRRFGLEATVRASLAFYNTREEVDALVALLCKL, encoded by the coding sequence ATGAGTATAAATAATTGTACAAATCTAGAAGTGGATATTGCAAAGCTGCGAGAAGATTTTTTTCAGCAGCAGAATGATCAGATCCCAGATCCCTCTGTGATAGCCGCAATGGCAAATGTATATTTCCCTGAATTTGGACATGGTGAGAAATCAGTACCATTAGAGAACGGCGTCCCGACGGTAGATTTTATCAATGCAATTCCAGTTGCAATTGAAGAGGACTTTGGTAAAGAATCTTCGGTAATCAGTCAGGGGCAATCGCAGCCGTTTGATTTTCTAGGAGAAGCAAGGCCGATCTTTACGGAGTGCGAAAATACGGCAGATAAACATAGGAATATTGCCGCTGATGAAATGATTGAACGGGATACCATGATAGATTTTGGGGTGGGAATTCGTTCAGAAGTGTGTATGCAATCCAGTCCGATGGATGTGCAAGCAATCCGTAAGGATTTTCCCATTCTAGAGGAGCAAGTTAATGGGAAGTCATTGATATGGTTTGATAACGCAGCGACAACACAAAAACCAAAATATGTGATTGAGCGCTTAGCTTATTTCTATCAACATGAAAATTCTAATATACACCGAGCTGCGCATACATTGGCTGCTCGTGCAACCGATGCATATGAGGAAGCAAGAGATAAAGTCAGAATGTTTTTGCATGCAGCTTCTTCGGAAGAAATTGTGTTTGTCCGTGGGGCCACAGAAGCGATTAATTTAGTTGCGCAAAGCTTAGGAAAATATCAATTGCAAAAAGATGATGAAATCATTGTGAGTATGCTGGAACATCATGCAAATATTGTCCCTTGGCAAATGCTCTGCCTAGAAACAGGTGCTAAGCTTCGTGTGATTCCTGTTGATGAAACTGGACAAATTCTTTTACCTGCATATGAAAAGCTTTTGAATGCGAAGACTAAAATTGTCGCAGTTGCGCATGTTTCTAACGCACTGGGTACGGTTACACCAGTAAAAGAAATCGTAAAAATTGCGCATCAATATGGAGCAAAAGTGCTCATTGATGGCGCACAGGCAGTTTCTCATATGCAAGTAGATGTGCAGGACATAGACTGCGATTTTTATGTCTTTTCGGGACATAAAATTTACGGACCTACGGGAATCGGTGTTTTATATGGAAAATCTGAAACTTTGAACACGATGCATCCTTATCAGGGTGGTGGAAATATGATTGCGGACGTTACGTTTGAAAAAACGTTATACAGAGAATCTCCCAGCCGATTTGAGGCCGGCACGGGAAATATTGCGGATGCAGTTGGTCTGAGTGCGGCAATTGATTATGTACTTTCCGTAGGCATGGATCGGATTCATCGTTATGAACATGATTTGCTACGGTATAGTATGCAGGCGCTGCAATGTGTGCCGAAGTTAAGGCTCATTGGAACGGCAGAGGACAAAGCTGGTGTTATCTCTTTTGTTATAGATGGTTTCACGGCCACAGCTATTGGCAAGGCATTAAGCGAAGAAGGGATTGCTGTTCGTGCGGGACATCATTGCGCACAGCCAATTCTAAGAAGATTTGGATTAGAAGCTACCGTGCGAGCTTCGCTCGCGTTTTATAACACCCGCGAAGAGGTAGACGCCTTGGTTGCATTACTTTGTAAACTGTAA
- a CDS encoding TIGR03943 family putative permease subunit, producing MRSRVHKKQKNALNMNAFTQTILLFGFWVFLIWLDLTEQLPLYINPKFIIFTEISYCLLLPMLIIRLFDTFLHSSESHNHSKLSQLSYVPFFIVLLLAAALPTNTLNANLVSSKGLNNTLLLNNPSGMIQDVPRPLAKQFHQIDTIQVTDLNYTEAVSEINDFAKDYLDKKISMTGFVFRSPDTTGQLSLVRYVITCCVADSLPYGVTCEIKNAENYADGTWLSIEGNLKVKQQENKTVPFIKVTSVKQIEAPKKPYVFPYN from the coding sequence TTGAGATCTCGCGTTCACAAAAAACAAAAAAATGCGCTCAATATGAACGCATTTACGCAAACCATCTTACTTTTCGGTTTTTGGGTTTTTCTGATTTGGCTTGATCTAACAGAACAACTTCCTTTATATATTAATCCAAAATTTATTATTTTTACAGAGATATCTTATTGCTTACTATTACCGATGCTGATCATACGCTTGTTTGATACCTTTTTACATTCTTCCGAATCTCACAATCATTCTAAATTGAGTCAACTCTCTTATGTTCCATTCTTCATCGTACTTCTATTAGCCGCAGCCTTGCCAACGAATACTTTGAATGCAAATCTGGTAAGCAGTAAAGGTTTAAATAATACCTTGTTGCTGAACAATCCGTCAGGGATGATACAAGATGTACCGCGACCATTGGCCAAGCAATTTCATCAAATCGATACAATCCAAGTAACTGATTTAAATTATACGGAAGCAGTAAGTGAAATCAACGATTTTGCCAAAGATTATCTGGATAAAAAAATCTCTATGACAGGTTTCGTTTTTCGCAGTCCAGATACCACAGGTCAACTTTCTCTTGTCCGTTATGTAATTACATGCTGTGTCGCAGATTCGCTTCCCTATGGCGTTACGTGTGAAATAAAAAATGCCGAAAACTATGCAGACGGAACGTGGCTTTCAATTGAAGGAAATCTAAAAGTAAAGCAACAGGAGAACAAAACAGTCCCTTTTATCAAGGTCACTTCAGTGAAACAGATTGAAGCACCAAAGAAACCGTATGTATTCCCCTACAATTGA
- a CDS encoding permease, with translation MMDWNNLINFKIILLSIIIEAFPFMLLSVIVSALIHNFVTEQAIHKILPKNKFFSVIIASLLGFIIPMCDCGIVPIVRRLLMKGVPLHTAIAFMLAAPITNPVAAAATLYAFRMNSDMVFFRLGIAIFIACFVGLMLDFCFKRTALKSPHPSQALCSCCSHTANEYGGQHSLFDKIIYTIRDASNEFFEMGKYLLCGAILGALAQIFLPRETLLSVGQSPILSIGVMMLFAFLISVCSAADAFIAASFSSSFLPGSLVAFMVLGPMVDVKNTLMLLHAFKLRFVLLLTFTVITLCACSAYIINQL, from the coding sequence ATGATGGATTGGAATAATTTAATCAATTTCAAAATCATATTGCTCAGTATTATCATTGAAGCTTTTCCATTTATGCTGCTCAGCGTTATCGTTTCGGCTTTAATTCATAATTTCGTCACGGAACAAGCCATTCATAAAATCCTGCCTAAAAACAAATTTTTCAGTGTCATCATCGCCAGTTTGTTGGGCTTTATTATTCCAATGTGTGATTGTGGCATCGTTCCAATCGTACGCCGTTTATTAATGAAAGGTGTTCCATTACATACTGCCATCGCTTTTATGCTGGCGGCACCGATCACCAATCCTGTCGCTGCTGCTGCAACGCTGTATGCCTTTCGCATGAATAGTGATATGGTTTTTTTTCGACTTGGAATTGCAATTTTCATTGCTTGCTTTGTTGGACTCATGCTGGATTTCTGTTTCAAACGTACTGCATTAAAATCTCCCCATCCTTCTCAGGCTCTATGCAGTTGCTGCTCGCATACAGCCAATGAATACGGAGGGCAGCATTCTCTTTTTGACAAAATCATTTATACGATTCGAGATGCAAGTAATGAATTTTTTGAAATGGGAAAATATTTACTCTGTGGTGCCATTTTAGGCGCATTAGCACAAATCTTCTTGCCGCGTGAAACCTTGTTATCGGTGGGGCAAAGCCCCATCCTTTCCATTGGCGTCATGATGTTATTTGCTTTCCTCATCTCTGTGTGCTCAGCCGCAGATGCCTTCATCGCTGCCTCTTTTAGTTCAAGTTTTTTGCCAGGATCACTTGTTGCTTTCATGGTCTTAGGTCCAATGGTCGATGTAAAAAATACGCTTATGCTTTTGCACGCATTTAAACTACGCTTTGTTTTATTGTTGACTTTTACGGTTATTACTTTATGTGCTTGCTCAGCGTATATCATAAATCAACTTTAA
- a CDS encoding spore coat protein, giving the protein MPLTQKETQLLQDQKSHEKICIEKYQKYAQQATDPNLKQLFQTYAQQEQQHLNTIESILNGQVPNMNQSQSQQSQSSSQQQPAQSNQQNNTQAQATTNASVPNQKDMMLCSDMLMTEKYVSGAYDTAIFEFTNAQTRQALNHIQKEEQEHGEGIFNYMSSHNMYSVQ; this is encoded by the coding sequence ATGCCATTAACTCAAAAAGAAACGCAGTTGCTCCAAGATCAAAAATCACACGAAAAGATTTGTATTGAAAAGTATCAAAAATATGCGCAGCAGGCTACAGACCCAAATCTTAAACAATTGTTTCAAACCTATGCACAACAAGAACAGCAACATCTGAATACCATTGAATCAATTTTAAATGGTCAAGTCCCTAATATGAATCAATCACAATCACAGCAATCTCAATCTTCCTCACAACAACAACCTGCGCAGTCGAATCAACAAAATAATACACAAGCGCAAGCTACAACAAATGCATCCGTTCCAAACCAAAAGGACATGATGCTTTGCAGTGACATGTTGATGACTGAAAAATATGTCTCGGGTGCTTATGACACCGCCATCTTTGAATTTACCAATGCACAAACTCGGCAAGCATTAAACCATATTCAAAAAGAAGAACAAGAACATGGCGAAGGAATTTTCAACTACATGAGCAGTCATAATATGTACAGCGTCCAATAA